The genomic segment TTGTAATAGGATTAagttttatcttcttctttttttttaaaaataggatTGGaacttattatattattttatgttgtTTTCAAGATGACTTTGCCTATATAAATAAAGCTAATCACTATCTCAGACGGTTCTGACTTTGTCAAGAGCCCATAAAATAGCTAAACCACTTCAAATCCTTACGTAAATTGAAAAGCTCCTTTTTGTTTTCAATACCCATATTTTAGCCATGGCAAACTTCAAAAAGGTCGTATGTTGGTCCATTCTATTTCTTCTCCCCGCCGTTGTATTAGGGGATTGTACTTGTGATTCCGAAGACCAAGGGATAAAAAAAAACGAGGCACTCAAGTACAAAATCGCAGCGCTTGCTGCCATTTTGGTTTCGAGTGCAATTGGGGTGTGTATTCCAGTACTTGGAAAAGCCTTAAGCCCGGATAAGAATTTTTTCTTCATGATTAAAGCTTTCGCGGCTGGTGTGATCCTAGCCACGGGTTTTATACACGTACTTCCTGATGCATTTGAAAGTTTAACTTCGCCGTGTTTGAAAGAACACCCATGGGGAGATTTTCCTTTTAGTGGATTTGTGGCAATGGTTGCTGCAATGGGGACTCTGATGGTGGATACTTATGCGACTTCATATTTCAAAAACAAATCCAAGGAAAGTGGAGTTGTGGCTCAGTCTGTAGATGAAGAAGGAGCTAATAATAATGTTCATTCGCATGCTGCACATGGACATGCACATGGTTCATTAGTAGTGACGGGTGATTATGAGTCCGAGCTCCTTCGTTATCGTGTTATCGCTCTGGTAatgatttaagttatatataccgTAATACTTACAGTATTTCTTATTTGGCCtgcttttattattattgtatcagaaacaacctctcgATATCCCAAGTTAGGGGTAAGGATAATTGCTGAAAATATTGTTTCTTTGGAATCTTCAGCAATATCATGGACTAGACAATTTTCAAGAGTCCAATTTTCAATGCAATAGACAACTGTCAATGGAATAGAGATTTGCgatattttatattaattgtAGTCAACAATATGATATTATCATAACTAGAAGTTAAATAACATATTGTTCAATAAGTCATGATATCATTCATAAAGCAATTTTTTCTGGATAATACAAAGCGCTGATCTATTTACAGATAATTCTTGCTTTGTCGATTTTGTTTTCTCGTCCACTAATAGTCACTACTTGTCCTTATTCTCGTATCACTCTTGATTATATTCAAATTTCTTTTTGCGAATAACATTATATTTCTGCTGGGCATGCAGGTTTTGGAACTAGGGATAATTGTACACTCTGTGATTATTGGAATAGCTTTGGGTGCTTCTGAAAGTCCCAAAACAATAAGGCCTCTTGTAGGTGCTTTGACTTTTCATCAATTTTTCGAAGGCATGGGACTTGGTGGATCCATTGCTCAGGTAattacactattttttttttgtttctttttgaaTTGTCATTATTATTGGAATAGTCTAACCTTGTGTTATATGTATATCGAGGTTGATGATCAGATTTGGATAACTAAGAATCCTAATGTAACCATAAGTCACATTGAGTTtcgtaatttaatttaattatgtaaCTGTACCTAATCCGTCCATTTAACACGGGTAAATATGAGATGAGGTATCACACTTTTACACGATTATTGTCCTATGTTTAACACAAGATTCCTAAGGGTTTGTTTGATTGATGGTTTGAAATAGTTGACAACATAAAATCCTGCATAGCTAAAATATTATGCGGGATAGATTGCGGATAAGAACACGTATATTAACAATTCAACGgctaaattatttaaaaacaaaaatattctTGTAagatatttaattcacatataATGATCTCCTAATTATAATTGTTGCATAATAATACTTCATTAGAGATCTTTTTATTCTCAACATATggggtgtggggggggggggggggggggtggtggtggAGAATGTGAAGTGTTATGGGGCTTTTGTCCAACTGCATAGTAACAAATTTTTTGCCATTCAAAGTCAGAAAAGCATATGCTACTTCAAGTCAATGAGGAACAATATTGAGGGCACATTACTACTTATTATGTATTGCAAAAATTTAGGTGTCGGCACATTATGCAGTGTTCGTTGCATGAGCTAACCATTCAGTGGACAAAAGGAAGAAGTATTACTTTTCGAAATCGTCTTAGCTAAATCTACATAACTCAACAAAGTGCTAGTacttttaatttcttatttgtATTTCACGTGTTTATTCGATTTTAAGTTATATCCattaaaaatgtaaaattatttaaaattgagttattataacttatttttcaaatgatttgattgaaaaatatttgttaCACGTGTTGACTAACAAAACATAAACTCTTGTTTGGCTCTTTTGCAGGCAAAATTGAAGTCTCGTGCAATTGCAATTATggttttatttttctctctcacAACTCCAATCGGAATAGTAATTGGAATAGGAATAACAAATATTTACGATGAAAACAGTCCAACAGCTCTTATTGTGGAAGGAATATTTAATTCAGCTTCAgctggtatcttgatttatatgGCATTGGTTGACTTTTTAGCTGCTGATTTTATGCATCCAAGAATGCAAGGCAATGGAAAGCTTCAATTAGGGGCCAATATTTCACTTCTTCTTGGTGCTGGACTTATGGCTCTCATAGCCAAATGGGCCTAGCTAATTGATCAAAgcacattattgttaatttCACATTTACTTGTTCAGCATTATTTTTAGTAGTTGGTTATACAATATATGACTGTAAATCTTTTTAAACTACATTGTGTTAGGGAGAAAAAGTTTCGAACTTCTATAAATTGAGGATCCGTCTCTCTCACACAAAATAACACAATAACATGCACAATGTAGTCGTTTAAGAGTCTTGTTTTGGAGGAGATTATTCTCtcataatttttatgtttttcttttatattagttttcaatatgtaggtcacttgaccaaaccatattataatattatgccttttagtatattttctttgttgccCGATTATCATCATTCAAGGTTTGCAATTgttagcttccgcatgacgccctAATTATTTCGACCCCAACACATCACCCcatacttttttcttttgtttacttAGGAATATTCTACTTTCTCGTGTGCTTAGTGTTCTTTGGAATAGGTTGATTGAGGCCAACCTTTGGATTGTTATAAATGAAGTCAGTTTCTCTGTACTAGAGTTCTCCACAATGTTTTATGACATGTAATAATTTCTAGTTGGTATTTCGAATGTTAAAACAAGATCAACGCAATTATACTTCGTAGCCTGTGTCCAATTGATGTGAAATGTTGAAAGATAGAATATTAGACAAAAGGAAAATGGATTAGATCTCTATGCAtaatttttcaatatttaatCAAAAAGCTTATTAGACCTACAAAAGGAAAATGGATTAGATCTCTATGCAtaatttttcaatatttaatCAAAAAGCGTATTAGACCTTGCACTACAAAAAAATCGGAACGATTACGGCGGTTTTTTATAGGTATAATGGCTGTTTCAAATCACCATAACCAGCTAAAATGGCGGTTTTCAACACCGCCACAATCCCTGCCGCTATTAATACTATTACGGCGGTTTTGGGAAAACCACCATATTGTGGATATGCCAATTACCACCATGGACTTCCACCTCTCTAACTTTTCTACATTTAGTAATTAATTGGTTGTGAATAGATTCCATCCGATGATGAAATGGAGTGACATGCTTTGACGTGTAAGTTAATTCTAACAGCCCTAGGATTATTACACAgatcaagaacacaataacgaaaGCAAGATTAAGACGCGACGCATACCTGTTTAGTCATCTTGTTTATCAATGCGGAAGCGCGTTCCAGATGTATGGAACGATTGACTAGGTCTTCCTCTCATTGCTCCTCCTACAACTGGCAGTCAAATGGGGCGGTTGCCTTTTTGGGTTGAGGAAACGAGAGGGGACCTAGCCATATATTTATAGGTGTCAAGCCTTGACCTAATGGGTCCTCCCATAACAGGTTTTATTAGGTCTTCAACAAGGCCTACACTACTGCCAGTCCTCACCAATACAAGAGGTGATTCAGGCCCAACAAGGAATCCAATATTTGAATCGCCAAGTCATGTTCACTAACTATATTTATTTAGCCTGTTTTATAAACCGCAATAATTAAGTTAATGTTAGTCCACATTTAGTTAAAATTTCAACATTCTCCCACTTGGACAATCATTAACttaatcttgaaattttttaaagCTTAAAGGAAATGTTATTTTATAAAACGACTCTCGGGCTAAATGAACAGTGGCCACAAACACATACTGGTAGAACATCACTTCAAACATGGTCCAGTCAAACAAGACTATCAATGCCGAAATGTAGCAGTACATGCATCAATCAATGACATATGACAAATCCACAATCACAAACATTGAAGCTTTGCCAACTTAAACCCAATAGAGTGGTAGTGTAGCAAGAAATAACCAACATGGAGTCCATATCAAGGTTATTTCATTGTCGGTTCTCAACGATTTTTCATAACATGCACGCTTCAAATCAATATGCGCACCACAGAAAAATCATATCACTACAATTTTCCGTAACAACATGTGGGCAACAGATCAACATGTGCGCCACTAGAAAATAATGATTTTCTAAGCCCAACATGTCCAGCGGGTCATAATGTGCAACAACTAAGAAAATTCACAAGGCATAAAATATACCGTGTATGTCTCTATAAAGATCCAATAAAGACAACAACATGATCTTATCAACATGAGACATACCCACACATAAGACAACAAGTCTCAAGATTTTATAAGCATCACAGTCTGTCAATGCAGATCTATTCacataaatatgtataatataaatgGTGCTCATCATATACCAATAAGAAAATCGAAGATACCCATTATTAAATAGGTTGAACAAATCATTTGATGAAAGTAATGGAATTTCTGACATGGGTCCAAATACttcatcaaataaattgaaTCATAAACACGATGTTTCACTAACTCTCCGTAAATTCTCAAATATCTGATTGATTGTGCCATGTCACATAGGATAATTAGGCCATGTAATTGCATTCAATTAAGTGTTATCATATACTCAATGGTAAGCGATGTAAATATTAGTATATGCCCTTTAAATAAAACTTTATCAACGATTGTCAACTTATCCTTTAATGAACACAAAACTTATCAATAACATTAAAGAAGTCTTCATAAATAGGCATATAAAAATGTGTCTCCATTATGaataaaaaatgataatttttgCGAATAAACATCAACGAGATTATCAATTCAAATCAAAGAGACAACAAGAAATGATATGACCAATATATATCAATACTCTCGATAGCATTAATTTTAATATACGTTCACACACTTAATTAAATtcccaaaaggaaaaagatgtTCTACGACGATTTAATAATCTAAGCACATTCTCACCATCTCTGAAAATGAATCTACGTATTAGTAAATACTAATTTCTAATAGATTTCaactacaaaaatataaatataatgtcatgCTTTATAAATATTAAGTTACAACATTATAACCTAAATAATGGAGTAACTGGCACAAAATTCACTCCCACCGATgaacaaatttatttttagtttaagcaCGACTGTTGTACTTTTGAAGTACTGCAAAAGTAATTTCAAGACCAATATCACATAGATACACAAATAGCATATATAGGATCTTATTTTATACAAACACATCTACCAATTCAATTAATTGACTCATGTAAAAAGGTCattcaatcatcaacaatataCTAGAACTCACTATTTTACAAGCCACAAAAATGCTTGCTTCATTTCTTTATTTCAATAagtcattaactttattttcaaaGTCAATGAGATTCTCCAAAGTAAATGAAAAATTGATGCTAACCAAATAATGGAGTTCATATACGCTTTCACCCCaatttaaagaagaagaagaagaagaagaagaagaggaggaggaaagaagaagaagaagaagagtaagaagaggaagaggaagaagaggaagaggacgacgacgaggaggaggaggaggaggaggaagaggaagaggaggaggaggaggaggaggaggaggaagaagaagaagaagaagaagaagaagaagaggaggaggaggataTTCGACCACATATAACATTACAATAATGTGTATACAAATAATGGAACTCATATACGCTTTcaccccaatttttttaaaaaaaataacgtGTATACATTGACATCTATGCTCAGAGTTCATCAAACTTCAACATGATTGAGAGCTTTATAAAAGCACAAATAAAGTCGCAACAAAACAAATCAACTATTGATTTAAGCATCACAGAAGTTTTAATATCAAAATTATCTATTCTTCATTGTCAAAATTCATACAAAGCGTTCAATCATTTTATGCCCTATAATACAGGAGATATACATATTCTTTCGATTTGACAACCTCTCTATTTCTCATTTATAAGGATTAATCACATTTAACTAGTCCCTTAAATGCTATAAAAAGTACTTACATATAAGCAACAATTTTGCAGAAGAGGAAGGTAGTCAAATAGTTATGTTTAATTTGGCCTTTTTCAATATGGTCAAAAATCAAGGAATATgagatttaatcatctttaaCAATTTAAGAGAAGACCAAAGATATCACATAAGTTCAACAAATATTATCTCAACGAGAAATagtaaaacaaatatatatatatatatatatatatatatatatatatatatatatatatatgtattcccCCTACAATATAAATCTTTCGACACAAGTAGATTTTCAAAGGGTTGTCTAACATTGCATGGTTGACATCACTAAATTTCTAGGCTGACTCAAGACTAAGTTCCATCTCTGAATTCCTATGTGAGACAAGGTAATTAGGCCAACACAACAAAATGATATGATTTAGAAAGTCTGAGAGTATAACTCAATTATTCTCCTCGAAAAATGAATGTGAGCCTTAATAATATTACCCCCTTTGGGcgagtaataaaaaaaaaatcctagtAATAGAAAATCTATCCCCTTGGGCAGACAGATTTTCTaagctaaaatattttcttttaaggcCTCAAAATAACTTTGGGCAAAATTATGATGAATGcgatataataaaattatggGGAACTAATGTGAGCCTTCACAATGTAACCCCCTTTGGGCAGTAACGAGAAAATATTCCAAGATTAGAAAACTCATTCCCTTTGGGCAGGTGAATTTAATAAACTAAGATATTCACTTTTCAAGCTGCACACTCcgtataaaattaaattgtatgAAGTAATTCAATAAAATCCCACATAATGAAACGAATAAGCCTTGCGAATCAAAGCGAACATGCCACTTTGGTGCACACTATCCACATTAATTCACAAAACTAATTCAGTCCTGgggaaattataaaaattgtgcCCAGACATATGAAACAATGTCTATGCTAATAAATTTATGACATGAGATATGCATCTCTAGGATCAAATAATTTATCGCATTCCTCTTGTACTTCACCCCAAATTGTATTTGCTCAATCcttaataacactttaataaaACATTTCACAATCAACTTATCTTGTTAACAAGATTATAGTATCACGAGAATAGATATAGGATAAAGCCACATAAAATGACTAATACaatttattaataatataacTCTCTGACATGCTCACAATATCAAGGAATGATGTCATAATgtattaatatattcaaatataACTAGCCTCTTCAatattagaattttgaaatccCATTTCTTTTAAACAGTAGATTATAGGCACATAAACTCGAGTAGATTACAGGCACATAAATCGAGATTAACTCACAATTctaaaaaatagattttaggatatgtaacaaatattttcaaaaaaggaaTTGGGAAGCTAGAGCTAATCCATGCGTACCATATTATGGAGAACGTCCAACCAAGACAATTGGCCACGTAAAGTATAACTGCAAAGTTAGCTTTCAAGACAAACAAGTATCTCCAGAAATTTTGAATCAATTAAATCGATCTAATTATAACAAAGTCATGTGCAAAGGAATATGACATTCTTATGAATTACAGGTGAGGTAGCAATAACACATCACTACTCATCAACGCGGCCAGGATCGAGTTCAAAAGACCACTATTAAAGATCTAATTTAATttctcaaatatatataaattttgtacTTTTTGGCAAGGTGAGTACCTTTCCTCCCGATAAACTTCTAGTTTGTAACAAATTAAGGAAAATAGATTTTTCCACACactaaaatttttaaatgtgtAAGTAACCAAAGGTCACAAGTACAAAGGTATCTTGATAGATAGTCGCAAAAATATTGTCATAGGATTCTTAAATAATATCACGATCACACTTAGAATTCTCAAACTATTTCTTTCAATGAATATCCCCTTTCATTATTTAAATCCAgttcccaaaataagtcatccataaataaaatgattGATTTTAATGTTTTCACATGCTAGGAACGAAAACTGTACTCGAAACAATTGAATACTTCATATCTAGTAAATATTACTTAACGTATGAAAATAACATTTGCTTTAAGGGAATTAAACTTTAATTACTCGgtttcaaatataaatattgaGTTAGATCACGGTACACCTCTAAGTTCATAGGCAGATCATACTTCATAATATATTCACCTTCTACACAAAATTTGGTTCGAAATCACATGCACCCCTAAGGCCATATGCTGAttgttaaattcttattttggtGGTAGAGAAATTTTAATAAGAgattttcaaagttagaattaatttcatcaaaatttaaTTCTAACAAATATAGACAATATTGATTACAATACTTGGCTAGTCACCACCACTAAAATCAGTGAGCACATACTACAACCAAGTAATCATTACAAATTACTAGCATCTCTTATTGCAACAAATCAGGTGCGCTGTTGTGAACTCAGTCGATGCATCTGTTAATATGGATAACAAGGAGGATGCGATGAGTGATTTCCACATAGGCAAGCTGCGTCGGAGTTCGAGAATTGTAATTCCACCTAAAAAGTTGGACAGTTACTTTTGGGGAGGAAAGTCACGTGAACAAAGCCAAAGTTAGTTACTGGATGTGTTTAAAAGTGTTAAGAATGTGGGTAGGAAAGGATAAGGAAGTTATTTCTGATTTGAATATTCTCATCTCTTTCTTTATCTCCTCAACCCCTTCTAGACTTCTAATTTCATTGTATTTCTCTTTGTTGTTCCCTATGTCTATTGTAATTGTATTcagtaaacatatatatatatatatatatatatatattatagcaGTGCTTGTGTTGGAAATTTAAGTTGTTACATTGGTGCTTTCATCTAGAGGTCTCTAATGGAAGAGGACCCAAAACTCAAGTCCGTTGAAGACTCCATATGGGTGGTGAAAGAGTCATTCTCTAGTGACATCTCTGAGATTCGATCTATGTTGAAAGAGGTGGTAGGACACGTAATGGCTCTAGGTTCTCAGAATGTTGCTCCTGCAGTGGCAACACCTCGACCACGGCAAACTGCTGAAGTTTGTGGAGGCCAGGCATCAACACATCCTACTTTGCGACACAAACCGGCTCCGGTTGAATTAGGACGATTCCATGGAGTAAACTCTGAAGCATGGGTTTTCCAAGCAGAACGTTACTTTGAACTTTATGGAATCATGGAGGATCATAAATTAACGCTTGCATCGTTCTACTTGGATGGCGATGCCTTGGAATGGTATCGGTGGCTTTTCCGCAATAAACAGTTAGTTAATTGGGAGCATTTCGCCGAGAAACTGCTGGTACGATTTCAGAAATGGGATCTTGAAGTGCCAGGGGTCGACTTGCTAAATTTCGGCAGACCACTACGGTGGCTAAATGCCAAAGCCTCTTCAAAGCAGTGTCTAATGAGACGATGTAATTTCCAGATCAGGTATTAACCCATTTTTTTACTTCTGGTCTGAGGCCTGATATTAAAACTGCTGTTTTAA from the Lycium ferocissimum isolate CSIRO_LF1 chromosome 11, AGI_CSIRO_Lferr_CH_V1, whole genome shotgun sequence genome contains:
- the LOC132037942 gene encoding zinc transporter 8-like, which produces MANFKKVVCWSILFLLPAVVLGDCTCDSEDQGIKKNEALKYKIAALAAILVSSAIGVCIPVLGKALSPDKNFFFMIKAFAAGVILATGFIHVLPDAFESLTSPCLKEHPWGDFPFSGFVAMVAAMGTLMVDTYATSYFKNKSKESGVVAQSVDEEGANNNVHSHAAHGHAHGSLVVTGDYESELLRYRVIALVLELGIIVHSVIIGIALGASESPKTIRPLVGALTFHQFFEGMGLGGSIAQAKLKSRAIAIMVLFFSLTTPIGIVIGIGITNIYDENSPTALIVEGIFNSASAGILIYMALVDFLAADFMHPRMQGNGKLQLGANISLLLGAGLMALIAKWA